One genomic segment of Amycolatopsis sp. Hca4 includes these proteins:
- a CDS encoding aminotransferase class V-fold PLP-dependent enzyme, which yields MTLAIDRTQPETRETPAIPTVAGASLRVPLVTGGDIGYANLDHAASAPCLDAVRAKVDEFLPWYASVHRGAGFASQVSTKLYERTRDVLRRFVDARRTDTVVFTRNTTDSFNLLARSLPRHTTVVVFDTEHHAALLPWHGPNVRRIPIPRTRLAAVSAVDEALAGAPQGPRLVVVTGASNVTGELLPVAEIAAVARKHGARVALDAAQLAPHRRISLKELDVDYVALSGHKLYAPFGAGALIGRADWLRAARPYLAGGGATKLVTEDAVVWNTGPERHEAGSPNTVGVYALGVACETLSANWDAVVEHEQALLTRLRKGLESIPGCAELRLFDAPVDRVGTVSFVVDGFDPGWLAAVLSAEYGIGVRDGAFCAHIAAKRLIAVTGGDGQQAVRVSLGLGSTEEHVDRVLLALRQIVARGARWEYAKVDGRWAPVGDPRELPPFC from the coding sequence ATGACTCTCGCCATCGACCGCACCCAGCCCGAAACCCGCGAAACCCCCGCCATCCCCACCGTCGCCGGGGCGTCGCTGCGGGTACCGCTGGTGACCGGCGGCGACATCGGTTACGCCAACCTCGACCACGCGGCGAGCGCCCCCTGTCTCGACGCCGTCCGCGCCAAGGTCGACGAGTTCCTGCCCTGGTACGCCAGCGTCCACCGCGGCGCCGGCTTCGCCTCGCAGGTCTCCACCAAGCTCTACGAGCGCACCCGTGACGTCCTGCGCCGCTTCGTCGACGCGCGGCGGACCGACACCGTCGTCTTCACCCGCAACACCACCGACTCCTTCAACCTGCTCGCCCGCAGCCTGCCGCGGCACACCACGGTGGTCGTCTTCGACACCGAGCACCACGCCGCGCTGCTGCCGTGGCACGGGCCGAACGTCCGGCGGATCCCCATCCCGCGCACCCGCCTCGCCGCGGTGTCCGCTGTGGACGAGGCGCTGGCCGGCGCTCCGCAGGGACCGCGGCTGGTCGTCGTCACCGGCGCCTCCAACGTGACCGGCGAGCTGCTCCCGGTGGCGGAAATCGCCGCCGTGGCGCGGAAACACGGCGCCCGGGTCGCCCTCGACGCCGCCCAGCTGGCCCCGCACCGCCGGATCTCGCTCAAGGAACTGGACGTCGACTACGTCGCCCTGTCCGGCCACAAGCTGTACGCGCCCTTCGGCGCCGGTGCCCTGATCGGCCGCGCGGACTGGCTGCGCGCGGCCCGCCCGTACCTCGCCGGCGGCGGCGCGACCAAGCTCGTCACCGAGGACGCCGTCGTCTGGAACACCGGGCCGGAGCGCCACGAAGCCGGTTCGCCCAACACCGTCGGCGTGTACGCCCTCGGCGTCGCGTGCGAGACGCTCAGCGCGAACTGGGACGCCGTCGTCGAGCACGAGCAGGCCCTGCTCACCCGGCTGCGCAAGGGGCTCGAGAGCATCCCCGGCTGCGCCGAGCTGCGGCTGTTCGACGCGCCGGTCGACCGGGTCGGCACGGTCAGCTTCGTCGTCGACGGCTTCGACCCGGGCTGGCTCGCCGCGGTGCTGTCCGCCGAGTACGGCATCGGCGTCCGCGACGGCGCCTTCTGCGCCCACATCGCGGCCAAGCGGCTGATCGCCGTCACCGGCGGCGACGGGCAGCAGGCGGTCCGCGTCAGCCTCGGCCTCGGCAGCACCGAGGAACACGTCGACCGCGTGCTGCTGGCGCTGCGGCAGATCGTCGCCCGCGGGGCCCGCTGGGAGTACGCGAAGGTGGACGGCCGCTGGGCCCCGGTGGGCGACCCGCGGGAGCTGCCGCCGTTCTGCTGA
- the lspA gene encoding signal peptidase II produces MLPKRRVGWVFAVAVVFWAIDLVTKNLVVANLEGKEPVKVLGGLIYLQVIRNPGAAFSMATGMTWVLALVALAVVIAIIWLSRRLRSIGWAIGLGLVLAGATGNLTDRIFRAPGGLQGHVVDFISAFAPNGKGFAIFNIADSAICVGGALIVLLSLLGKDYDGTSTKDKKKEQAQETQEEQA; encoded by the coding sequence CTGCTGCCGAAGCGGCGGGTCGGCTGGGTCTTCGCCGTCGCCGTCGTGTTCTGGGCGATCGACCTGGTGACGAAGAACCTGGTCGTGGCCAACCTGGAGGGCAAGGAGCCGGTCAAGGTCCTCGGCGGGCTGATCTACCTGCAGGTGATCCGCAACCCCGGTGCCGCCTTCTCGATGGCCACCGGGATGACGTGGGTGCTCGCCCTGGTCGCGCTCGCCGTGGTCATCGCGATCATCTGGCTGTCGCGGCGGCTGCGCTCGATCGGCTGGGCGATCGGCCTCGGCCTGGTGCTCGCCGGGGCCACCGGCAACCTGACCGACCGCATCTTCCGCGCGCCCGGCGGCCTGCAGGGCCACGTCGTCGACTTCATCTCGGCCTTCGCCCCCAACGGCAAGGGCTTCGCGATCTTCAACATCGCCGACTCCGCGATCTGCGTCGGCGGCGCCTTGATCGTGCTGCTGTCCCTGCTGGGCAAGGACTACGACGGCACCTCGACCAAGGACAAGAAGAAGGAACAGGCCCAGGAGACGCAGGAGGAGCAGGCGTGA
- a CDS encoding RluA family pseudouridine synthase, whose amino-acid sequence MSSRMLPVPDGLDGMRVDAGLAKLLGLSRTVVAELAESGDVLLDGRRAGKSDRLSGGGLLEITLPEPSNPVEVVAQPVEGMQILHDDDDIVVISKPVGVAVHPSPGWTGPTVVGGLAAAGLRIATSGAAERQGVVHRLDAGTTGVMVVAKSEHAYTVLKRAFKERTVDKGYHAIVQGHPDPMRGTIDAPIDRHPRHDYKFAVVQGGRPSVTHYEVVEAFRAASLAHIKLETGRTHQIRVHFSALRHPCVGDLTYGADPVLARHLGLSRQWLHAKTLAFAHPADGRWVEFESEYPDDLAKALEILREESY is encoded by the coding sequence GTGAGCTCGCGGATGCTCCCGGTCCCCGACGGGCTCGACGGGATGCGGGTCGACGCCGGCCTCGCCAAGCTGCTCGGACTGTCCCGCACGGTCGTCGCCGAGCTCGCCGAGTCCGGGGACGTGCTGCTCGACGGCCGTCGCGCGGGCAAGTCCGACCGCCTTTCCGGGGGCGGCCTGCTGGAGATCACCCTGCCGGAGCCGTCGAACCCGGTCGAGGTCGTCGCGCAGCCGGTCGAAGGCATGCAGATCCTGCACGACGACGACGACATCGTGGTGATCTCCAAGCCGGTCGGCGTCGCGGTGCACCCGAGCCCGGGCTGGACCGGCCCGACCGTCGTCGGCGGCCTCGCGGCGGCCGGCCTGCGGATCGCCACCTCCGGCGCGGCCGAGCGCCAGGGCGTCGTCCACCGGCTCGACGCGGGCACCACCGGCGTGATGGTGGTGGCCAAGAGCGAACACGCCTACACCGTGCTGAAGCGCGCCTTCAAGGAGCGCACGGTCGACAAGGGCTACCACGCGATCGTCCAGGGCCACCCGGACCCGATGCGCGGCACCATCGACGCCCCGATCGACCGCCACCCGCGCCACGACTACAAGTTCGCCGTCGTCCAGGGCGGCCGGCCCAGCGTGACGCACTACGAGGTCGTCGAGGCGTTCCGGGCGGCGTCGCTGGCGCACATCAAGCTGGAAACCGGGCGGACGCACCAGATCCGCGTCCACTTCTCGGCGCTGCGGCACCCCTGCGTCGGTGACCTGACCTACGGCGCCGACCCGGTACTGGCCCGCCACCTCGGCCTAAGCCGTCAATGGCTGCACGCGAAGACCCTGGCCTTCGCGCACCCGGCCGACGGCCGCTGGGTCGAGTTCGAGTCGGAGTACCCGGACGACCTCGCGAAGGCCCTCGAGATCCTGCGCGAGGAAAGCTACTAG
- a CDS encoding AsnC family protein codes for MAVTDPVDTRLLAALAELGKAAVHELAAKVGMDPREVAYRLVALSGSGLPLLVGVESDPNGLRAAIAGAPPSWANRPPQFPPPSQPVPQQPAPPMPPPVQGTPSGPYTVQGVPSGPYTVQGAPSGPYTVQGTPSGPHPVQGTPSGRYPGPPPQAQPPRPPRPFTPPPVPLDPAVSTWGVPQTASWARGDEPARPSGPAAGRKGRLGEVMETQGLEGEQLSVQLLEVQDPADYLFSAAGYRLEDGERAVVVHTEITNRGAIPFASLPDNYLELLAADGQAIGKAPVSLTSRPPHKIGVKPGETLGGHTVYVLPDATRVVSVRWSPRPEPDERTLTWSIED; via the coding sequence GTGGCCGTGACCGATCCCGTGGATACCCGCCTGCTCGCCGCGCTCGCCGAACTCGGCAAGGCGGCGGTGCACGAGCTGGCGGCCAAGGTCGGCATGGACCCCCGCGAGGTCGCCTACCGGCTGGTCGCCCTCTCCGGCAGCGGGCTGCCCCTGCTCGTCGGCGTCGAAAGCGACCCGAACGGCCTGCGCGCGGCCATCGCCGGCGCGCCGCCGTCGTGGGCGAACCGGCCGCCGCAGTTCCCGCCCCCCTCGCAGCCGGTGCCGCAGCAGCCGGCCCCGCCGATGCCGCCACCGGTCCAGGGGACGCCGTCGGGGCCGTACACCGTCCAGGGCGTCCCGTCCGGGCCGTACACCGTGCAGGGCGCGCCCTCCGGGCCCTACACCGTCCAGGGCACGCCGTCGGGGCCGCACCCCGTCCAGGGCACGCCGTCCGGCCGCTACCCGGGCCCGCCGCCCCAGGCACAGCCGCCGCGCCCGCCCCGGCCGTTCACGCCGCCGCCGGTCCCGCTCGACCCCGCCGTGAGCACCTGGGGCGTGCCGCAGACGGCGTCGTGGGCCCGCGGCGACGAGCCCGCCCGGCCGTCCGGTCCCGCGGCAGGCAGGAAGGGCAGGCTCGGCGAGGTCATGGAGACACAGGGCCTGGAGGGCGAGCAGCTGTCGGTGCAGCTGCTCGAGGTCCAGGACCCGGCCGACTACCTGTTCAGCGCGGCCGGCTACCGGCTGGAGGACGGCGAGCGCGCGGTGGTCGTGCACACCGAGATCACCAACCGCGGGGCGATCCCGTTCGCGTCGCTGCCGGACAACTACCTCGAGCTGCTCGCCGCCGACGGCCAGGCGATCGGCAAGGCGCCGGTGTCGCTGACCTCGCGGCCGCCGCACAAGATCGGCGTCAAGCCGGGCGAGACGCTGGGCGGGCACACGGTCTACGTGCTGCCGGACGCCACCCGCGTCGTCTCGGTGCGCTGGAGCCCGCGGCCGGAGCCGGACGAGCGCACGCTGACCTGGTCGATCGAGGATTGA